A stretch of Henckelia pumila isolate YLH828 chromosome 4, ASM3356847v2, whole genome shotgun sequence DNA encodes these proteins:
- the LOC140860435 gene encoding sugar transport protein 13-like — MAGGALATSAAGEKEFEAKITPIVIISCLMAATGGLMFGYDVGVSGGVTSMDDFLKKFFPSVYEKTQDPGLNSNYCKYDDQGLQMFTSSLYLAGLTATFFASYTTRKLGRKITMLIAGLFFIAGVVLNASAQDLVMLILGRILLGCGVGFANQAVPVFLSEIAPTRIRGGLNILFQLNITIGILFANLINYGTSKIKGWGWRLSLGLAGVPAVLLTVGALLVVDTPTSLIERGHLEEGKAVLKRVRGVENVEPEFLEIVEASRIAKEVKHPFRNLLTRANRPPLVISVALQIFQQFTGINAIMFYAPVLFDTVGFGSDAALYSAVITGAVNVASTVVSIYSVDKLGRRMLLLEAGIQMFLSQTMVAVILGIKVKDHSNNLGHGYAIFIVILVCTFVSAFAWSWGPLGWLIPSETFPLETRSAGQSVTVCINLLFTFVIAQAFLSMLCHFKFGIFLFFSSWVLVMSVFVLFLVPETKNVPIEEMKERVWKKHWFWKRFMDHTSTTSVNDGKEFL, encoded by the exons ATGGCAGGCGGAGCATTGGCCACCTCGGCGGCCGGGGAGAAAGAGTTCGAGGCGAAGATAACCCCTATAGTAATCATCTCGTGCCTCATGGCCGCCACCGGAGGGCTCATGTTCGGCTACGATGTTGGTGTTTCGG GTGGTGTAACATCGATGGACGATTTCTTGAAGAAATTCTTCCCGTCGGTATACGAAAAGACGCAGGATCCGGGGCTTAACAGCAACTACTGCAAATACGACGATCAAGGGCTTCAGATGTTCACGTCTTCGCTGTATCTTGCTGGCCTAACGGCGACTTTCTTTGCTTCATACACGACGAGAAAACTGGGACGTAAGATAACTATGTTGATCGCTGGTTTGTTCTTCATTGCCGGAGTGGTGCTTAATGCCTCCGCACAAGACCTTGTTATGCTCATCCTGGGCAGGATTTTGCTTGGTTGCGGGGTCGGCTTCGCAAATCAG GCAGTTCCTGTGTTCCTATCGGAGATAGCACCCACCAGGATACGTGGAGGCCTTAACATTTTATTCCAACTCAATATCACTATCGGGATTCTCTTTGCCAACCTTATCAACTATGGAACTTCCAA AATCAAGGGATGGGGTTGGCGCCTGTCACTTGGCCTGGCCGGGGTTCCTGCTGTGCTGCTGACAGTAGGCGCGCTGCTCGTCGTCGATACGCCCACTAGCTTGATCGAGCGTGGCCATTTAGAGGAAGGCAAAGCTGTGCTGAAACGAGTCAGAGGAGTGGAAAATGTGGAGCCAGAGTTCTTGGAGATCGTGGAGGCGAGCCGTATCGCCAAGGAAGTGAAACACCCTTTCAGAAATCTCCTCACCAGAGCAAACAGGCCTCCCTTGGTCATCTCTGTTGCCTTACAG ATTTTTCAGCAATTTACGGGAATCAATGCGATCATGTTCTACGCTCCTGTGCTGTTCGACACGGTTGGATTCGGGAGCGATGCTGCATTGTACTCTGCTGTGATTACTGGTGCGGTCAATGTAGCATCGACTGTTGTATCCATTTACTCGGTTGATAAATTAGGGAGGAGAATGCTTTTGCTGGAAGCTGGGATTCAGATGTTCTTGTCACAGACCATGGTTGCGGTGATACTAGGCATCAAAGTTAAAGACCATTCCAATAACCTCGGACATGGTTACGCCATTTTCATCGTCATCTTGGTTTGTACGTTTGTTTCGGCCTTCGCGTGGTCCTGGGGTCCCCTGGGATGGCTCATTCCTAGCGAGACGTTTCCGCTCGAGACGCGTTCCGCGGGCCAGAGTGTGACGGTATGCATCAACTTGCTCTTCACCTTCGTCATTGCTCAAGCCTTCTTGTCCATGCTGTGCCACTTCAAGTTTGGGATTTTCTTGTTTTTCTCGAGTTGGGTTCTGGTCATGTCGGTTTTCGTGCTCTTCTTGGTGCCGGAGACCAAGAATGTGCCCATTGAGGAGATGAAGGAGAGGGTGTGGAAGAAACATTGGTTTTGGAAGAGGTTTATGGATCACACTAGTACTACTAGTGTTAATGACGGAAAAGAGTTCTTGTGA